In the Helianthus annuus cultivar XRQ/B chromosome 11, HanXRQr2.0-SUNRISE, whole genome shotgun sequence genome, one interval contains:
- the LOC110891329 gene encoding sulfite exporter TauE/SafE family protein 4, which produces MTTKSFVLYLVACSSAAVLTAVLIAGHDSHKNNHLINHHSPNSGILNSDDQIWPELAFNWRIMLATLIGFLGSAFGTVGGVGGGGIFVPMLTLVVGFDTKSAAALSKCMIMGASASSFWYNLRVQHPCREVPILDYDLALLFQPMLMLGITLGVALSVVFPYWLITVLIIILFLGTSSRSFFRGIEMWKEESILKKEMAKSQETFANSRGELLIDTLDPLIPKEKKTQKEVFMFNLRWKKLMLLVAVWAAFLVLQVIKNDLVACSTWYWVFTVAQFPATLAVFGFECVKLYKESKKRKSLGNTESVCEATINWTVPNLIFCALCGILGGTVGGLLGSGGGFILGPLLLEIGVIPQVASATATFVMMFSSSLSVVEFYLLKRFPIPYALYLMSVSVLAGFWGQFFVRKLVVFLKRASIIVFILSAVIFASALTMGVIGIEQSIRMIHNHEFMGFLDFCSNQ; this is translated from the exons ATGACAACAAAAAGCTTCGTGTTATACCTTGTAGCATGTTCCTCCGCCGCCGTCTTAACGGCGGTACTCATCGCCGGTCACGACAGTCACAAAAACAATCATCTAATCAACCATCATTCTCCGAACTCCGGCATTCTTAATTCCGATGATCAAATATGGCCC GAATTGGCGTTTAATTGGAGAATTATGTTGGCGACATTGATCGGTTTTTTGGGATCTGCGTTTGGAACGGTTGGCGGCGTTGGTGGCGGCGGTATTTTTGTTCCTATGCTTACGTTGGTTGTTGGGTTTGATACTAAATCGGCGGCTGCTCTTTCCAAGT GTATGATAATGGGGGCATCAGCATCATCATTTTGGTACAATTTGAGAGTACAACATCCATGCAGAGAAGTACCAATTTTGGATTATGATTTGGCACTCTTGTTTCAGCCTATGCTTATGCTTGGAATCACACTTGGTGTTGCTCTTAGTGTTGTTTTTCCTTATTGGCTCATCACTGTTCTCATCATCATCCTATTCTTAG GGACTTCTTCAAGGTCTTTCTTTAGGGGCATTGAAATGTGGAAGGAAGAATCGATACTGAAG AAAGAAATGGCTAAATCGCAAGAAACGTTTGCCAATTCTCGAGGAGAAC TTTTAATAGACACTTTAGATCCTTTGattccaaaagaaaagaaaactcAAAAG GAGGTATTTATGTTTAACTTAAGGTGGAAGAAGCTTATGCTTCTGGTAGCTGTATGGGCTGCCTTTCTAGTTCTTCAAGTCATCAAG AATGATTTAGTGGCTTGCAGTACATGGTACTGGGTATTCACAGTTGCACAG TTCCCTGCAACCCTAGCAGTGTTTGGGTTCGAGTGTGTTAAGTTGTATAAAGAAAGCAAAAAGAGAAAAAGCTTGGGGAACACAGAATCTGTTTGTGAGGCCACAATTAACTGGACAGTGCCCAACCTTATATTCTGTGCTCTTTGTGGGATCTTGGGCGGCACCGTTGGCGGTCTTTTGGGGTCCGGTGGTGGCTTTATTCTCGGCCCACTCTTACTAGAGATCGGTGTCATACCACAG GTGGCGAGTGCGACAGCTACGTTTGTGATGATGTTTTCATCGTCCTTATCCGTGGTTGAGTTTTATTTGCTCAAGCGGTTTCCTATCCCTTATG CATTATACCTAATGTCGGTATCGGTTTTAGCTGGTTTTTGGGGTCAATTCTTTGTTAGAAAACTAGTTGTGTTTCTAAAGAGGGCTTCCATCATTGTCTTCATTCTTTCTGCTGTCATCTTTGCCAGTGCTCTTACAATGG GGGTTATTGGTATTGAGCAAAGCATCAGGATGATCCACAATCATGAATTCATGGGGTTTCTTGATTTTTGTAGCAACCAATAA
- the LOC110891330 gene encoding soyasapogenol B glucuronide galactosyltransferase, giving the protein MIPTGDDLHIVFLPKLTSSHMIPLVNAARVFAARGVRSTIITTVHNALLFQASVDRDTAAGHPISIHTVTFPSSEVGLPVGMEAISSAPTQEIAGAVFRGMMMLQPTFEQVIRDLVPDCILSDLFYPWTVDLADELKIPRLMFQPSSAFSLCIIHNLRVHKPHENVNSESESFVVPDLPDKITLKRSQVSEYLKTKTGLGDYFEQIYEAEKRSYGLVNDSFYEIEPAYVDHLKKIKDTKVWHIGPLFQFFVGEARDNGVSDKHGCLSWLDDQKPKSVIYACFGSLVKFPEAQITEIALALEESKQPFIWVVGKAGIGGLPDGYGERIKSKNIGMVITGWAPQVEILQHPSVGGFLTHCGWNSMLEAMVFGVPVITWPFFADQYNNEKLVERLGIGVGVGADVCNLSCYTASQIIGKRGIREAIELLTGESVVAERIRQNSKELAIKAKKVVQEGGSSVNDITALIAELKHLKLTPRS; this is encoded by the coding sequence ATGATTCCCACCGGCGACGACCTCCACATCGTCTTCCTCCCGAAACTAACCTCTAGCCACATGATCCCACTAGTCAACGCCGCCAGGGTCTTCGCTGCCCGCGGTGTCCGCTCCACCATCATTACCACCGTTCACAACGCCCTATTATTCCAAGCCTCGGTGGACCGTGACACCGCAGCCGGACACCCTATCTCCATCCACACCGTCACCTTTCCGTCATCCGAAGTCGGTCTACCCGTCGGAATGGAAGCCATTAGCTCGGCTCCCACTCAGGAGATCGCGGGAGCCGTGTTTCGTGGCATGATGATGCTTCAACCTACATTCGAACAAGTGATTCGTGATCTTGTTCCGGACTGCATACTCTCCGACTTGTTCTACCCGTGGACCGTTGACCTCGCGGATGAACTCAAAATCCCCAGACTCATGTTTCAACCTTCTAGTGCTTTTTCTCTTTGCATTATCCATAACTTAAGGGTTCATAAACCTCATGAGAATGTGAATTCAGAGTCCGAAAGCTTCGTGGTTCCGGATTTGCCGGATAAAATCACGTTGAAGAGGTCTCAAGTGTCCGAATATTTAAAAACCAAAACCGGATTAGGTGACTACTTTGAACAGATTTACGAAGCCGAGAAACGAAGTTACGGTTTGGTGAACGACTCGTTCTATGAGATTGAACCGGCTTATGTAGATCACTTGAAGAAGATTAAAGATACAAAAGTATGGCATATAGGTCCTCTTTTTCAGTTTTTCGTCGGTGAGGCTCGCGACAATGGTGTGTCGGATAAGCATGGGTGTTTGAGTTGGTTGGACGATCAGAAACCGAAGTCGGTGATATACGCTTGTTTCGGAAGCTTGGTGAAATTCCCAGAAGCTCAGATTACTGAAATCGCGTTGGCACTTGAAGAATCGAAGCAGCCGTTTATTTGGGTGGTGGGGAAGGCGGGGATCGGCGGGTTGCCGGACGGGTATGGAGAGAGAATCAAGAGTAAAAACATAGGTATGGTTATAACCGGGTGGGCCCCGCAGGTGGAGATTCTACAACACCCTTCGGTCGGAGGGTTTTTGACTCATTGTGGTTGGAACTCGATGCTTGAGGCCATGGTGTTCGGTGTGCCTGTGATCACATGGCCTTTCTTTGCGGACCAATATAACAACGAGAAGCTGGTGGAGCGATTGGGGATCGGTGTGGGAGTTGGTGCAGACGTTTGCAACTTGAGTTGTTATACTGCTAGCCAAATTATTGGTAAACGCGGTATTAGAGAGGCTATTGAGCTTTTAACAGGCGAGTCTGTCGTAGCTGAACGCATTAGACAAA